In a single window of the Rhizoctonia solani chromosome 16, complete sequence genome:
- a CDS encoding nuclear speckle splicing regulatory protein 1, with product MSKLSFSLAKPKKDVQPVGTAPSLTRVALDDDNESSVLSGGGNAQRKMDAELKVDSTVFQYDEVWDGMKLAEAKAKAQKEDNPEARKPKYMKNLLDSAATRRLDHLRAEEKLMQREREAEGDEFADKEKFVTQAYKDQMAEVRRAEAEEKAREGASSSASPLSFDSMWAQPDDTYIEAERKKNKGLGGGMTHFYKRMLEDSSRSHDAAVAATSSDPDPSSESAATAATSATSAPGRIGPAPVANLTVTRPARGPKPLEVAPNPDEVLKSGETRTNGETKTMITADGADAGLNLSAPNTRNLSLLRAIHGSGSKTTEEPVVAHRAAGVAASKEEIRKRQQRQLEAQLEEERKRVRDEQEREEREERERVVRRRNDESAVNDAKERYLARKRRKLEEEQQQEQQES from the exons ATGTCCAAACTCTCTTTCTCCCTAGCTAAACCAAAGAAAGACGTTCAGCCCGTTGGAACCGCACCATCTCTTACCCGTGTTGCCTTGGACGATGACAACGAGTCGAGCGTGTTGTCTGGTGGTGGGAATG CTCAGAGGAAGATGGATGCTGAGCTCAAGGTCGATAGTACCGTCTTTCAATATGATGAAGTTTGGGATGGGATGAAGCTTGCTGAAGCCAAGGCTAAAGCTCAAAAGGAGGACAATCCAGAGGCGAGAAAG CCGAAATACATGAAAAACTTGCTCGACTCTGCAGCGACTCGCCGTCTAGACCATTTACGCGCCGAAGAAAAACTCATGCAGCGAGAACGGGAGGCAGAGGGCGACGAGTTTGCGGACAAGGAAAAGTTTGTCACTCAGGCGTACAAGGATCAGATGGCGGAAGTTAGAAGAGCGGAGGCCGAGGAAAAGGCAAGAGAAGGTGCGTCTTCCTCCGCATCCCCCCTTTCATTTGACTCCATGTGGGCTCAACCTGACGATACGTATATAGAGGCCGAACGAAAGAAAAATAAAGGGCTTGGAGGAGGGATGACTCATTTCTACAAGCGGATGCTCGAGGACTCGTCTCGATCCCATGATGCAGCTGTGGCTGCTACCTCTTCTGACCCCGATCCGTCCTCGGAATCAGCAGCAACGGCAGCAACGTCGGCTACTTCAGCACCTGGCCGAATAGGCCCCGCGCCCGTCGCCAACTTGACAGTCACCCGTCCGGCCCGAGGTCCCAAACCGCTCGAAGTCGCGCCCAACCCGGACGAAGTATTGAAATCCGGAGAGACCAGAACAAACGGAGAGACCAAGACGATGATCACAGCCGACGGGGCCGA CGCTGGGTTGAACCTTTCGGCCCCCAATACTCGAAATTTGTCTTTGCTTCGGGCTATTCATGGGTCGGGCAGCAAGACGACGGAGGAGCCTGTTGTGGCGCACCGAGCGGCGGGAGTGGCTGCTTCCAAGGAAGAGATTCGCAAGAGGCAGCAGAGGCAGCTGGAGGCTCAGTTGGAAGAGGAGAGGAAGAGGGTTAGAGATGAGCAGGAGAGGGAAGAGAGGGAAGAGCGAGAGAGGGTCGTTAGGAGGCGAAATGACGAGAGCGCGGTGAATGACGCAAAGGAGAGGTACTTGGCCAGGAAACGGCGAAAACTGGAGGAGGAGCAACAACAAGAACAGCAGGAGAGCTAA
- a CDS encoding Fungal specific transcription factor domain — MSRTPTPTSTTPTTRRATMPSHPSHPPHPHSTFSAPYYPTTAYQYPPQQQQQPHGFYDEHESRKRSASAAEQDDEDEPQSAGTSAAPTPREENKSKRTKTQRACDPCRRKKIRCDILPDTDPPICQHCKQYSFNCTFFLPITETRFKKKRMEEDQGAGAGGNASANKPHTSPPTPSLDSTPHGHPHHASQVSSQSQSLQQQQQQQQQQQQQSQPQSKGEVKIYGPTSLSFLVHSTATIPVRTMENYDTRYGQTWQVGASGEGFIQVLEPSTPNQLAAAPLPKPLEHRIERETLQNLINAYFREVAPTFCVITRENSSVPRPLPALLYSMCVVAACSRRVERGVFEALRGTLATVMRNDDVLSVSSVANVQALLILSMNGDCHSVSVPNATSAAWLRAGAAIRMAQDLGMHRAEAVQTDLELRRRLWSACVVVDSWYAASYGHPLTINVLDCDVRLPRADESEGHKMEFMGELVKLSILLGRVLKSIYSPTGLLHARDNILETLLADLDLWRHQLPQQFVFTSAATASTHAGLLHLYYACVCMMFWRVFMRISYSCPAHLKFSLTVERMTDMVKMSRDVIDWLALEENERIFDCCYMVGYAATAAALIQHHAWARRKDAEAVVKLRMLKDTIKRWEASVEPGHMPVRRKTAEIICLLYEATQSAPEPSRTTDKRLNPTVGVHNVRAPEALRGLEFRKDASRPGGGVFVASKRMIPALSDLPRGTVVPRPDTADGDRDRESVVSGTSVSGSEESPFGYGVTQHTNVNPEITRVELGPMTNGDASVQVLNMLDQPIPSESFAVDHEGMLSIGLPNGSYDLGKFLLCGRGGALSDVSLGANEQFNSFLSQFQPSIVGDPAYHLMQPFSDQYMGPMAPVGTGQLHAATGGIGFPPMQPFPQQ; from the exons ATGTCCCGCACACCGACGCCGACGTCTACTACGCCGACGACCCGACGAGCGACGATGCCTTCCCATCCGTCCCATCCACCCCATCCCCACTCCACGTTCTCAGCCCCGTACTATCCCACTACAGCCTATCAGTATCCGCcccagcagcaacaacagccTCATGGGTTCTATGACGAACACGAGAGCAGGAAGCGCTCTGCCAGTGCGGCCGAACaggacgatgaagacgagcCTCAGAGTGCGGGAACAAGTGCAGCGCCCACTCCGCGCGAGGAAAACAAATCAAAGAGGACCAAGACACAGCGTGCGTGCGACCCGTGTCGGCGCAAAAAGATTCG ATGCGATATTCTGCCAGACACGGACCCGCCAATCTGCCAGCACTGCAAACAATACTCGTTTAACTGCACGTTCTTCCTGCCCATTACCGAGACACGCTTCAAGAAGAAGCGGATGGAGGAAGACCAGGGGGCAGGGGCTGGGGGGAACGCAAGCGCCAATAAGCCCCACACCTCACCTCCGACGCCCAGTCTCGACTCGACCCCCCATGGCCATCCACACCATGCGTCACAGGTCTCGAGCCAGAGCCAGTCattgcagcagcagcaacagcaacagcaacagcaacaacagcagTCCCAGCCACAATCCAAGGGCGAAGTCAAGATCTATGGTCCCACTTCGCTCTCGTTCCTTGTGCACTCGACTGCAACGATCCCCGTTCGGACGATGGAGAACTATGATACACGTTATGGCCAGACATGGCAGGTTGGTGCTTCAGGCGAGGGATTCATTCAGGTCCTTGAGCCATCAACCCCAAACCAGCTCGCCGCAGCCCCGCTTCCCAAACCACTCGAGCACCGTATCGAGCGCGAAACACTCCAGAACTTGATCAATGCCTATTTCAGGGAGGTCGCACCCACCTTTTGTGTCATCACCCGCGAGAATTCGTCCGTTCCCCGGCCCCTCCCCGCCCTGCTCTACTCGATGTGTGTCGTTGCGGCGTGCTCGAGGCGTGTAGAACGTGGCGTCTTTGAGGCACTCAGGGGAACGCTGGCAACCGTCATGCGCAACGATGATGTCCTCAGTGTCAGCTCGGTCGCCAACGTTCAAGCCCTCTTGATTTTGTCCATGAATGGCGATTGCCACAGTGTCAGCGTCCCAAACGCGACCAGTGCTGCTTGGTTACGAGCTGGAGCG GCAATTCGTATG GCTCAAGACCTGGGCATGCACCGAGCAGAGGCCGTTCAGACAGACCTCGAACTGAGACGACGATTATGGAGTGCCTGTGTGGTTGTCGATAGCTG GTATGCTGCCTCGTACGGACACCCGCTTACGATCAATGTGCTTGATTGTGATGTTCGATTGCCCCGCGCGGACGAATCTGAGGGCCACAAGATGGAGTTTATGGGCGAGCTCGTCAAATTGAGTATTCTACTTGGGCGAGTATTGAAAAGTATATATAG TCCAACGGGCTTGTTGCACGCTCGTGATAATATCCTCGAAACCCTTCTTGCGGATCTGGACCTGTGGCGACACCAACTCCCGCAGCAATTTGTATTCACCAGTGCTGCGACCGCGAGCACACACGCAGGACTCTTGCACCTCTACTATGCGTGTGTATGCATGATGTTTTGGCGCGTGTTTATGCGCATATCGTATTCGTGTCCGGCCCACCTCAAGTTTTCGCTCACCGTCGAACGAATGACGGACATGGTCAAGATGAGCCGGGATGTCATTGACTGGTTGGCGTTGGAAGAGAACGAGCGGATATTTGATTGTTGTTATATGGTTGGCTATGCAGCCACCGCTGCTGCGCTTATTCAG CATCATGCGTGGGCGAGGCGCAAAGACGCCGAGGCTGTAGTCAAGTTGCGAATGTTGAAGGATACAATCAAGAGATGGGAGGCCTCTGTCGAACCTGGTCACATGCCCGTTAGGCGAAAG ACCGCAGAAATAATCTGCCTCTTGTATGAAGCGACCCAGTCCGCGCCCGAACCGTCTCGGACGACGGACAAACGACTAAACCCGACCGTTGGGGTGCACAACGTGCGCGCACCAGAAGCTCTGCGGGGCCTTGAATTCCGCAAAGACGCCTCCCGACCGGGGGGAGGCGTATTCGTCGCTTCGAAACGCATGATCCCGGCGCTTTCGGACCTCCCGCGCGGGACGGTGGTACCGCGCCCCGATACGGCCGATGGGGACCGCGACCGCGAGTCTGTCGTCTCGGGTACGAGCGTATCCGGGAGTGAAGAGTCTCCGTTTGGGTATGGCGTGACTCAGCATACAAACGTCAATCCAGAGATCACTCGGGTCGAGCTCGGTCCGATGACGAACGGGGATGCCAGCGTGCAAGTCCTCAACATGCTCGATCAGCCGATCCCGAGCGAGTCGTTTGCGGTGGACCACGAAGGAATGCTGTCGATTGGGCTTCCGAACGGGTCCTATGATCTAGGCAAGTTCTTGTTGTGTGGAAGAGGTGGAGCGTTGTCTGACGTATCCTTAGGAGCCAACGAGCAATTTAATTCGTTCCTTTCGCAGTTCCAGCCCTCTATAGTTGGGGACCCGGCCTATCATCTCATGCAGCCGTTTTCGGACCAGTACATGGGGCCTATGGCTCCTGTCGGGACCGGACAACTGCATGCTGCGACCGGTGGGATCGGGTTCCCGCCCATGCAGCCGTTTCCTCAACAGTAA
- a CDS encoding AAA family ATPase, producing the protein MSEEVIAIQKEEPTFESVVSEKTALYDELQEDDLYIKYKKLNRHLENLAIQEEYVKDEHANLKREHIRAQEEVKRIQSVPLVIGQFLEPIDQHTGIVGSTTGSNYVVRILSTLDRELLKPSSSVALHRHSNALVDILPPEADSSIAMLGHDEKPDVSYQDIGGMDSQKQEIREAVELPLTQFDLYKKIGIDPPRGVLLYGPPGTGKTMLVKAVAHHTTASFIRVVGSEFVQKYLGEGPRMVRDVFRLARENAPAIIFIDEIDAIATKRFDAQTGADREVQRILLELLNQMDGFDQGSNVKVIMATNRADTLDPALLRPGRLDRKIEFPFPARRERRLIFQTITGKMNLGPDVDLEDYVSRPDRLSSAEIASICQAAGLQAVRKNRYVILPVDFEEAWKQTVKRGDETLDFYR; encoded by the exons ATGTCAGAAGAAGTTATTGCCATACAGAAGGAG GAGCCTACCTTTGAGTCTGTAGTCTCTGAGAAGACCGCTCTGTACGATGAACTACAAGAGGACGACTTGTATATCAAGTACAAGAAGCTTAATAGGCACCTCGAGAATCTAGCTATCCAGGAGGAATATGTCAAGGATGAACATGCCAACTTGAAACGAGAACATATTCGCGCGCAAGAAGAAGTAAAGCGCATCCAATCCGTTCCCCTTGTTATTGGTCAATTCCTCGAGCCCATTGACCAACATACTGGGATCGTCGGCAGTACTACAGGCTCTAATTATGTTGTGCGGATACTCAGCACACTGGACCGAGAGCTCTTGAAGCCATCGTCCAGCGTTGCACTTCATCGCCATTCAAATGCTCTAGTAGATATTCTCCCACCCGAGGCGGACTCTTCTATCGCTATGCTGGGACATGACGAAAAGCCGGATGTCTCGTACCAAGACATTGGTGGTATGGACTCTCAAAAACAAGAGATTCGTGAAGCAGTTGAACTGCCATTGACACAATTCGATCTATACAAGAAGATTGGTATTGATCCCCCGAGAGGTGTCCTATTGTATGGACCACCAG GTACTGGGAAGACTATGTTGGTCAAGGCAGTTGCACACCATACCACTGCCTCTTTCATCCGTGTAGTCGGGAGCGAGTTTGTTCAAAAATACCTTGGAGAGGGTCCACGTATGGTTCGAGATGTGTTCCGCTTGGCACGAGAGAACGCACCTGCTATTATATTTATTGACGAAATCGATGCCATTGCAACAAAACGATTCGACGCCCAAACAGGCGCTGATAGAGAAGTTCAACGTATTCTACTCGAGTTGCTCAACCAAATGGATGGATTCGACCAAGGAAGCAACGTGAAG GTAATTATGGCAACCAACCGAGCAGACACACTGGATCCTGCACTATTGCGTCCAGGTCGATTGGACAGAAAGATTGAATTCCCCTTCCCCGCTCGCCGAGAGAGACGATTGATTTTCCAGACCATAACTGGAAAGATGAATCTTGGGCCAGATGTTGACCTCGAGGATT ATGTTTCACGACCGGATCGCCTCTCGTCTGCGGAAATTGCTTCCATTTGCCAAGCAGCTGGTCTTCAAG CTGTTCGCAAAAACAGATATGTTATTTTACCGGTGGACTTTGAAGAGGCATGGAAG CAAACTGTTAAAAGAGGCGACGAGACCCTCGATTTCT ACCGGTAG
- a CDS encoding aldo/keto reductase family protein, producing MSPQSRKKMTYGEFLIRLGNSGLKVSRIILGLMSYGTKEWADWVLEEKEGIEHIKAAYEAGIQTFDTANMYSNGESERILGNAIKQLGLPRDEIVVMTKLCGIVGRTPAEVYWADTSKGDANGYVNQYGLSRKHIFESVKKSLERLQLDYIDVLQCHRFDYNTPIEETMRALHDVVQAGYARYIGMSSCHAYQFHAMQNYAIANKLTPFISVQNHYNLIYREEERDGTNNKDVWGWDDTLVTTCSFSESSLRFDTDPFAKLMGRVRDSNKEIVSRAEKIAKSRGISMAQVSIAWNLSKDYTTAPIIGITNLKNLHDTIDAIDVKLTEEEIRQLEEPYVPRAIIGHA from the exons ATGTCTCCTCAGAGTCGCAAAAAGATGACTTATGGCGAGTTCTTAA TCCGCTTGGGAAACTCCGGTCTCAAGGTTTCCCGTATTATCCTTGGGTTGATGAGCTACGGAACTAAAGAATGGGCCGACTGGGTGCTGGAAGAGAAAGAAGGAATCGAGCACATCAAAGCAGC CTACGAGGCAGGGATCCAAACCTTTGACACGGCCAACATGTACTCCAACGGCGAATCTGAACGCATACTCGGCAATGCAATCAAGCAACTGGGCCTACCCCGGGATGAAATTGTTGTTATGACCAAG CTATGTGGGATAGTCGGACGCACACCGGCCGAAGTATACTGGGCTGATACATCAAAAGGTGATGCCAATGGATACGTAAACCAGTATGGGCTCAGCCGCAAA CATATATTCGAGTCTGTCAAAAAGTCTCTCGAGAGGCTTCAGCTTGATTATATCGATGTTCTTCAGTGCCATCGTTTTGATTACAACACGCCCATTGAAGAGACTATGCGGGCCTTACATGATGTGGTCCAGGCCGGATATGCGCGATATATTGGCATGTCGAGTTGTCACGCCTACCAGTTCCACGCGATGCAAAATTATGCCATCGCTAACAAGTTGACGCCGTTCATTTCGGTGCAGAATCATTATAACTTGATCTACAGAGAAGAAGAGAGAGATGGTACCAACAATAAAG ATGTTTGGGGTTGGGATGATACCTTGGTCACCACTTGCAGCTTTTCCGAATCATCCCTTAGATTCGACACAGATCC ATTCGCCAAGCTAATGGGTAGAGTAAGGGACTCTAACAAAGAGATCGTTTCTCG GGCAGAAAAAATAGCTAAATCTCGTGGTATTAGCATGGCACAAGTATCTATTGCTTGGAACCTGTCCAAGGATTACACAACTGCTCCAATCATTGGTATAACCAACTTGAAGAATTTACATGACACTATTG ATGCTATCGACGTCAAGCTCACTGAGGAAGAGATTAGACAACTTGAGGAGCCATACGTTCCTCGTGCGATTATTGGACATGCTTGA
- a CDS encoding Glycolipid 2-alpha-mannosyltransferase, giving the protein MLDCVAKLADSLIPSDQDDDPNEICFSGAGSTVTHEDYKNATSINRLKSWSSGGPPYNQAIPPSPANATERVNAAFVVLARNGDLAGILESIKQMEDRFNKKYQYPYVFLNEEPFSEEFKKWTTEVVGSKTVYGQIPHDHWFQPDWIDEEKATKARLKMIEEKVIYGHSVPYRNMCRFNSGFFFKHELLKDYDYYWRIEPNVKFFCDLDYDPFKVMKDGNKVYGFTISLYEYVATIPTLWNATKEFIQANPQYLAKDNAMGFLSDNNGETYNNCHFWSNFEIGDLNFWRGEAYTKYFEHLDSKGGFYYERWGDAPVHSIGAGLFARKDQIHFFNDIGYKHEPFMHCPQGDAHARGKCWCDAKQNFDYECPQLPPVSNGMSTPNLPGTMTPNVNVDELPDASIPSRFLACVNRAESAKRLKATFRSTVGLMAAEQIEIMWGENLRAVQESNVVLLCCKPQMAASILSAPGMATALEGKLLISILAGVTIQQLTGMVPASTRVVRAMPNTPCRIREGMTVVSAIPSSSSPTPSALDLQRELDRAIILAIFSSIGRCRFLEEKHFDACTALSGSGPAFACIVLEAMADGGVMMGLPRTEALELAAQTLQGTARMVLQSGQHPAQVKDSVTTPGGCTIAGLLTLEDGRVRSTIARAIQVATDRASVLGQPAPGTIRKGTGSPEARD; this is encoded by the exons ATGCTTGACTGCGTTGCTAAGCTTGCTGATTC GTTGATTCCTTCGGACCAGGATGATGACCCCAATGAGATATGTTTTTCTGGTGCTGGGAGTACTG TTACACACGAGGACTATAAAAATGCGACATCGATAAATCGATTAAAGTCGTGGTCGTCCGGCGGTCCACCATACAATCAAGCTATCCCTCCTTCGCCCGCTAACGCGACTGAGCGAGTGAATGCCGCGTTCGTTGTCCTTGCGCGCAACGGTGACCTTGCTGGGATTTTGGAAAGTATCAAACAGATGGAGGACCGTTTCAACAAGAAATACCAGTATCCCTATGTGTTCTTGAACGAAGAGCCATTCTCTGAAGAGttcaaaaaatggactacCGAAGTTGTGGGATCCAAGACTGTCTATGGCCAGATCCCACACGATCATTGGTTTCAGCCTGATTGGATAGACGAGGAGAAGGCAACTAAGGCCCGTCTTAAGATGATCGAGGAAAAGGTCATTTACGGCCACAGTGTCCCATATAGGAACATGTGCCGATTCAACAGTGGG TTCTTCTTTAAGCACGAGCTTCTCAAGGATTACGATTACTACTGGCGTATTGA GCCGAACGTAAAGTTTTTCTGCGATCTCGACTATGACCCATTCAAAGTCATGAAGGATGGAAATAAGGTTTATGGCTTCACGATCTCCCTTTATGAATATGTTGCTACCATTCCTACGCTTTGGAATGCCACTAAAG AGTTCATCCAAGCCAATCCTCAGTACCTGGCAAAGGATAATGCAATGGGATTCCTCTCTGACAATAACGGCGAGACCTACAACAACTGCCACT TCTGGTCGAACTTCGAGATAGGCGACCTTAACTTCTGGCGTGGCGAAGCTTACACAAAGTACTTTGAGCATCTCGACTCTAAGGGTGGATTCTATTATGAGCGTTGGGGCGATGCACCAGTTCACTCAATCGGTGCTGGGCTCTTCGCGCGCAAGGATCAAATCCATTTCTTCAATGACATTGGATACAAACATGAGCCATTCATGCACTGTCCACAGGGTGATGCTCATGCTCGTGGCAAGTGTTGGTGTGATGCCAAGCAAAACTTCGATTACGAATG CCCACAGCTCCCACCTGTCTCAAACGGCATGTCGACCCCTAACTTGCCGGGTACAATGACACCCAACGTAAATGTCGATGAGCTCCCAGATGCATCAATTCCGTCTCGATTTTTAGCATGCGTAAACCGCGCAGAGTCTGCAAAGAGGCTCAAAGCGACGTTCCGATCTACCGTTGGTCTGATGGCTGCGGAGCAGATCGAAATAATGTGGGGAGAAAACTTGCGGGCTGTCCAAGAGTCGAACGTCGTCCTACTCTG TTGCAAGCCTCAAATGGCAGCCTCGATTCTAAGTGCGCCTGGAATGGCGACTGCTCTCGAGGGAAAGCTCTTGATTAGCATTCTCGCAGGGGTGACCATTCAACAGCTGACTGGTATGGTCCCTGCTTCAACGCGGGTAGTCCGCGCGATGCCGAATACGCCTTGCCGGATTCGCGAAGGGATGACTGTCGTGTCTGCAATTCCTTCTTCATCTTCTCCTACCCCATCAGCGCTAGACTTACAGCGTGAGCTTGACCGAGCTATTATTCTGGCCATTTTTTCGAGTATCGGAAGGTGTAGGTTTTTAGAAGAAAAGCATTTCGATGCTTGCACAGCGCTGAGCGGAAGTGGTCCCGCGTTTGCTTGTATCGTATTGGAGGCTATGGCGGATGGGGGTGTTATGATGGGATTACCAAGAACGGAGGCATTGGAACTGGCTGCGCAAA CACTACAAGGCACTGCGAGGATGGTTTTGCAGTCTGGTCAGCACCCAGCCCAAGTCAAAGACTCGGTTACAA CACCGGGAGGATGCACAATCGCTGGTTTGCTGACGCTAGAGGATGGTCGAGTTCGTTCCACCATCGCCCGGGCAATTCAGGTCGCGACCGATCGTGCCAGTGTACTTGGACAACCGGCGCCAGGGACAATAAGAAAAGGCACGGGTAGTCCGGAGGCGAGAGATTAG
- a CDS encoding 20S proteasome subunit yields the protein MNSLVSRFASSSSITKKDLECEDIEDVGDTMWGSAGGFAVGTSGVPSFNIPRVPDPTAFLRLHTDDHADPSCRIKIQHGTTTLAFRFKGGIIVAVDSRATAGSYIASGTVKKVIEINKYLLGTMAGGAADCQYWETYLGIQCRLHELRNRERISVAAASKYLSNLVYSYKGMGLSMGTMIAGWDKTGPALFYVDSDGTRLKGDLFSVGSGSTFAYGVLDQGYHWDLSDEEAQELGRRSIYAAGHRDAFSGNTINLYHVKEHGWDFIGNYDVTKLHYDGPGQIPGAVAGGYGYDARTQIAPAA from the exons ATGAATTCACTTGTTTCTCGGTTTGCTAGCTCAAGTTCTATCACAAAGAAGGACCTAGAATGCGAAGATATTGAGGATGTAGGCGATACTATGTGGGGTTCTGCGGGTGGATTTGCCGTTGGGACTTCGGGCGTCCCGTCGTTTAATATTCCGCGCGTCCCAGAC CCCACTGCTTTCTTGAGACTGCACACCGATGACCATGCAGATCCAAGCTGTCGTATCAAGATCCAGCACGGAACCACCACACTTGCATTCCGTTTCAAAGGTGGAATTATTGTCGCTGTCGACTCCCGGGCAACGGCTGGTTCATATATCG CGTCCGGAACGGTGAAGAAGGTTATCGAGATTAACAAGTACTTGCTTGGAACTATGGCTGGTGGCGCAG CCGACTGTCAATACTGGGAAACCTACCTCGGTATTCAGTGCAGGCTTCACGAACTTCGAAACCGGGAGCGTATCTCTGTTGCTGCCGCAAGCAAGTACCTCAGCAACTTGGTCTATAGCTACAAAGGGATGGGCCTCAGTATG GGTACGATGATTGCTGGTTGGGACAAGACT GGCCCTGCTCTGTTCTATGTAGACTCTGATGGAACTCGACTCAAAGGAGATCTTTTCTCCGTCGGTTCTGGTAGCACATTCGCTTATGGTGTACTCGACCAAGGTTATCACTGGGACCTTTCCGACGAGGAAGCCCAAGAACTGGGTCGCCGTAGCATCTACGCCGCTGGTCATCGCGATGCATTTTCCGGAAATACTATCAATCTGTACCATGTCAAGGAACATGGTTGGGACTTTATTG GAAACTACGACGTTACGAAGCTACATTACGATGGCCCAGGGCAAATACCTGGTGCAGTTGCCGGTGGTTATGGATACGATGCACGGACCCAGATTGCTCCCGCAGCTTAA